In Candidatus Jettenia caeni, the DNA window ATAATTCTGGACAATCATTCTTCCCATATTTCCCGGGAAACACGGGCATATCTTGCAACACGGCCGGGACGGTTTATTTATGTTCACACGCCAACTCATGGGTCTTGGCTTAACCTTGCGGAAACGTTATTTGGCAAAATGGCACGCACCTTTCTTCGCCATATGAGAGTCTCTTCATGGGATGACCTTAAGAAAAGAATAGTGTTAGGGGTACAAGAAATCAATGAGCAACCCGTGGTGCACCGATGGCGCAAATTTGAATTTTTAACAAACTAATTGTCGATGTTTTAATGAAACGTTATAATAGTTACTATGTAACAGTTAAAATGACGCAGGGCCGTATAAACAAGGGGTTAATAGCCATTCCAGTCTCTTTGTCGAAATGGTTTCCTGATCACAATGGTATTATTAAGGTATATTTAGATGATTCAACTGATTTAGAGATCAAGAAATACTCCTCTTATAACAGTAGCACTCGTGAATGTAGAATTTATGGAATGCGGGAATGGTTTGAGAAAAATAGAATCGAAAATGATGATGAAATAGTAATTCAAATTATAGACCAGAACAATTTTAAATATAAACTAATAAGGGAATCAAATTTTATAATTAAAACTCAGCAGATTCAGAATAAATTTGATAATTCAATTGATGAGCAAGAAGCATTACAGCATCTAGATGAAATAGTAAATTGGACAAGAACAAAAGAAGAAATTGTTAAATTAAGTGAGTTCCATAGATTAATTAGACAAACTAGTACTATAGGAGAAAGAAAAAGAACCATTAGAAGAAAAGCATCTGCTAAAGAAAGTGCCCCACCTAGCGTAAAAGTTTTACTTAATAGAATTTATTCAGGACATTGCCAGATTTGTGACTTTTGGTTTTTAAAAAAAGATAAAAACCCCTATTTTGAGACTCATCATATTAACCCCGAAAAAGATGACTATATTCAAAATTTATTAGCAGTTTGCGGAAATTGCCATAATCAATTCCGCTATTCAAACGTAAGACAAGAGTTTAAGGAAGGATGGATTTCAAAGGTGTTTTTCAACGATAGAGTATTTGAAGTAAATCAAATAGTTTTTAAACAAAAATTTGAGGAAGCAGCAAAAAAAATTTTTATTTAAATTTAGTGCCTGATTTAAAGTAGTTCTCAAATTAGACACGGACAAATAAGTTTGCTCATACTACGCTTTGATATGGAATTGTAAGCGTTAATTTAGATTGAATATTTGCTTTTTTCTTTAACATTTTTCTCATGTACATGGTATGCAGGTCTCTATCGTAAAAGCTATATTTAACTGGCGGATACTGGTTACCTTCTTTTTGGGTATAAGCTCTGGCATCCCTCTTTTAGTTACCGGTTCTACACTTCAGGCGTGGATGACGGATGAGAAGGTAGACCTTGCGGTAATCGGGATGTTTTCTTTAGTGGGGCTTCCTTACACAGTAAAGTTCCTTTGGTCCCCTTTTTTGGATCGATACGTACCGCCATTCTTTAGTCGCAGACGTGGATGGATGCTGATTTTTCAAGTACTTCTTATGCTGGCTATTGGGGCGTTTTATCTTGTGAGACCTGCTGAGTCTCCGTGGATTATAGCCTTTCTGGCGGTACTTGTATCATTTTTTAGTGCGAGCCAGGATGTTGTTGTTGATGCTTATCGACGAGAGCTTTTAAAGGATGAAGAGCTAGGGCTAGGGTCTTCTCTGGCTGTTAATGGGTATCGGACAGGCATGCTCATTTCTGGTGCGTTTGCGCTCTTTCTGGCTGACCGTATTTCCTGGAATTACGTTTATGTACTGCTAGCCGCCTCACTGCTCATAGGTATTATTACTACCTGTTTCAGTCCAAACCCTGAAGGGCAGATCATACCACCTCAATCTCTTCGTGATGCCGTTATAGAACCTTTTATCGATTATTTTAAGAGAAAAGGGGCTTTTGAAATTCTGGCGTTTATCCTCCTCTATAAGATTGGCGATATTATGGCAGCCAATATGACAATCCCTTTTATTTTGAAGATTGGGTTTACCAAAACGGATCTGGCTGTTATTGCACAAACCTTTGGTATATTTGCTACCATTGCGGGAAGTCTTATTGGTGGCATTCTCATGATAAGAATTGGACTTCATAATGCCCTCTGGATTTTTGGAATTCTTCAAGCTATTTCCACCTTATCGTTTTCTACACTCGCATCTATCGGGGCATATTACTCTATCCTGGTGTCAACGATAACCTTTGAGAATCTAACGAGCGGTATGGGAGTTTCTGCTTATACGGCTTTTATGGCAAGCCTGTGCAATAAGAGGTTTACCGCCACACAATATGCCCTTTTGAGCAGCCTTATGGGTGTTCCCCGGGTAATTGTTTCATCCCCTACCGGGTATTTGGCCGAATATCTTGGGTGGAATTATTTTTTTATCTTTTGCACTCTGGCCGCTATTCCTGGCCTGATATTCCTCTTTCGTTACCGGACATGGCAAGAAAAATCTTATCCTTTGAAATCAGAGATTTCACAGGTTACACAGATACCATAAGGAAATTTTTTGCTCTGATTCTTAGCGGTATACTATGAGGTGTAAAATGGCAATAAGGGCGAGGCATTTGCACACGATAGGTGGATTACTTATTTCATAATCAGCAGATACTTTGCCCTTGCAAATAGCTTAAATTATCTATGCAATCTGTGAAATCTGTGGTTCCCGTATTTGTCTTTTTATGGATACTGTATTAACCTGGAGGTTTGTAAAATGAAGAACTCTGTTTTTTTTATCAGTCTTTCCTGTCTGTTTCTTTTTCCTGTTTTAACTCGTGATTCCAGAGCACAGGAGAAGCACATCTCTATTACTGTTTACCAGAATAATCTTGGCTTGGTTCATGATGTCCGCAAGATAGATTTAAAAGCTGGGGATCAGCAAATTCGTTTTACCGATGTTCCGTCTTCAATTGATCCTACCTCAGTTCATTTTAAATCACTGAGTGCACCGGATCAGGTAGCTGCTCTTGAACAAAACTACGAGTATGATCTGGTGAGTGCAGAAAAAATATTGCAGAAGTATATCGATCAGGTTATTCAATTATTTACGAAAGAGGGTAAAGTCTTTGAGGGAAAGTTGCTCAGTACCGGTGGAAATGTTGTGCTGGAGAAGAAGGACGGAGGGATTCAATCTATTGCCATGGCGAATGTTCTGAATGTAGACTTCCCTGAATTACCAGCAGGTTTGATTACCAGACCGACCCTTGTCTGGTATCTTTCGAATGAAAAAGCCGGCACACATACGATAGAAACGAGCTACCTGACGGGAGGAATTGGTTGGCATGCAGAATATGTTGCGTTGGTAAATAAAGATGAAACAACATTAGATTTGTCTGCCTGGGTTTCCATCCAAAATCAATCAGGCACAG includes these proteins:
- a CDS encoding transporter protein; its protein translation is MQVSIVKAIFNWRILVTFFLGISSGIPLLVTGSTLQAWMTDEKVDLAVIGMFSLVGLPYTVKFLWSPFLDRYVPPFFSRRRGWMLIFQVLLMLAIGAFYLVRPAESPWIIAFLAVLVSFFSASQDVVVDAYRRELLKDEELGLGSSLAVNGYRTGMLISGAFALFLADRISWNYVYVLLAASLLIGIITTCFSPNPEGQIIPPQSLRDAVIEPFIDYFKRKGAFEILAFILLYKIGDIMAANMTIPFILKIGFTKTDLAVIAQTFGIFATIAGSLIGGILMIRIGLHNALWIFGILQAISTLSFSTLASIGAYYSILVSTITFENLTSGMGVSAYTAFMASLCNKRFTATQYALLSSLMGVPRVIVSSPTGYLAEYLGWNYFFIFCTLAAIPGLIFLFRYRTWQEKSYPLKSEISQVTQIP